DNA sequence from the Cupriavidus sp. WKF15 genome:
ATGGACGCGGTGCTGTACGAGAACCGCGAGCAGATCGCGCAGGGGCTGGCCAAGTCGATCCAGTCGATCCTGACCGCATACAAGACCGGTATCCGCGTGATCTCGGTCAACGTGCAGAGCGTGCAGCCGCCCGAGCAGGTGCAGGCCGCGTTCGACGACGTGAACAAGGCCAGCCAGGATCGCGAGCGCGCGATCAGTGAAGGCCAGGCCTATGCCAATGACGTGATTCCGCGCGCCAAGGGTACGGCGGCGCGGCTGAAGGAAGAGGCGGAGGCCTACCGCGCGCGCGTTGTGGCCCAGGCTGAAGGCGATGCTTCGCGGTTCCGTTCGGTGCAGGGCGAATACGCCAAGGCACCCCAGGTGACGCGCGACCGCATCTATATCGAGACCATGCAGCAGATCTACGCCAATTCGACCAAGGTGCTCGTGGATGCGCGCCAGGGCAGCAACCTTCTGTATCTCCCGCTCGACAAGCTGATGGCACAGGCCCAGGGTGATGGCCGTAGTGGTGCGCAGACGCCTTCGCAGCCGGCCAGCGGCGCCGGCGCGCAAGCGCCGGCGCCGGCGCCGGATTCATCGGCCGATATCCGGTCGCGCGAATCCCTGCGCAACCGTGACCGCGATTCGCGCTGAGGAGACCGTCATGAACCGACTGATTTCCTTTGCGATTGGCGCTTTCATCCTGCTGGCCGTGGCGTCTTCGATGATGTTCGTCGTAGACCAGCGCCAGTACGCCGTGGTGTTCGCCTTTGGCGAGATCAAGCAGATCGTGCGCGAGCCCGGCCTGCACTTCAAGCTGCCGCCGCCGCTGCAGAACGTGGTGTTCATGGACCGCCGCCTGCAGACCATTGACGTCGCCGCCAGCGAACGTTTCCTGACTGCGGAAAAGAAGAGCATGGTGGTGGACTGGTTCGTCAAATGGCGGATCACGGATCCCCGCAAGTTCTACGTTGCCTTCGGCGGCAATGTGCGCAGTGCCCAGGATCGCATGACCCAGCGTATCGACGCGGTGGCGCGCGAGGAGTTCGGCAAGCGCACCGTGGCTGACGTGGTTGCCGGCGAGCGTGAGAAGGTCATGCAGAATATCCGCGCCGGCATGTCGGAGTACGCGCAGTCGGTCGGCGTCGAGATCCTCGATGTGCGCCTCAAGCGTGTGGACCTGCTGCCGGCCATCAGTGAGTCGGTGTACCGCCGCATGGAAGCCGAGCGCAAGCGCGTGGCCAACGAGCTGCGCTCGACCGGCGCCGCTGAAGGCGAGAAGATCCGCGCGGATGCCGATCGCCAGCGCGAGGTGGTACTGGCCGAGGCCTACCGCGATGCGCAGGTGATCAAGGGTGAAGGCGATGCCAAGTCGTCGCAGACCTATGCTGACGCCTTTGGCAAGGATCCGCAGTTCGCGCAGTTCTGGCGCAGCATGGAGGCTTATCGCAATACCTTCCGCGACAAGCGCGACATCATGGTGCTGGAGCCGAATTCGGACTTCTTCCGCTACATGCGCTCCAGCGGTGGTGCTGCGACCCCTGCGGCGAGTAGTGCGTCCGGAGGACGACGCTAGCGAAAGTGCTGAGTTTGTGGCGAGGTGACAAAACCCCGGCTTGCCGGGGTTTTGTCCGGCTGGGGCTCGGCGCCCGAAGTGACGGCGCGGACGCGCAGGGCCGCATTGGATTCGCCAGGTGTGCAGGTTGGGACCTGCGTGCAAACGTGTCATACAGAGAAGAGATTCATCATGTCCAACCATTGGCTGCTGCCAGAAAACATCGCCGACGTCTTGCCGTCGGAGGCCCGCAAGATCGAGGAATTGCGCCGCCGCATGCTGGACCTGTTCCGTACCTACGGCTATGAGCTGGTCATGCCGCCGATGCTGGAATACCTTGAGTCGCTGCTGACGGGAACCGGGCACGACCTGGATCTGCGCACGCTCAAGCTGGTGGATCAGCTGTCTGGCCGCACGATGGGTCTGCGCGCCGATATCACGCCGCAGGTGGCGCGCATCGATGCGCACCTGCTGAACCGCCCTGGCGTGACCCGCCTGTGCTATGCGGGGAACGTCCTGCACGCGCGTCCGGCCGGGTTCCATGCCACGCGCGAGCCGATCCAGGTGGGTGCCGAGATTTACGGCCATGCCGGCCTGGAGGCTGATGTCGAGATCCAGGAACTGATGCTTGCCGCGTTGCAGGCTGCGGGCCTGTCGGATATCCGCATCGACCTGTGCCATGCCGGTATCCTCGAGGCGCTGCTGGACGGCCTGCCATCGATCCGCCGGATCGAAGATGCGCTGTTCGCAGCGCTGGAAACCAAGGACGTCTCGGGACTGCGCGAGATCACGCAAGGCCTGCCTCAGACCGAGCGGGACGCACTGCTGGCACTGCCGACGCTGTATGGCGGGGTGGAGGTCCTGGATCGTGCCCGCGCCACGCTGCCCGACAGCTTGGCAATCGGGCGCGCCCTGGACGAACTGGCGGCATTGGCGACGCAGGTACGCGGCGCGAGTGTCAACATCGACCTGTCCGACTTGCGCGGCTACCACTATCACAGCGGTGTGATGTTTGCAGCGTATGTTGCGGGGCTGCCGAACTATGTGGCGCGCGGGGGCCGGTATGACAAGGTTGGCGAGGCCTTTGGTCGCGCACGCCCGGCTACCGGATTCTCGCTGGATCTGCGCGAAGTGGCCGCACTGTCACCGATAGAAGTGCGCGCCCAGGCCGTTTTCGCGCCCTGGGACGCGGATCCTGCCCTTCGTGCTGCCATCGTGGCGCTGCGGGCAGCGGGCGAAATCGTGATCCAGTCGCTGCCCGGGCATACCAATGAACTCGATGAATTCAGCTGCGACCGCCAGCTCGTGCGCCAGGAAGCCGGCTGGGTTGTTGTGCCGCGCTGAATCATGATGCCGGTCATTTGCCCAAAAAGCAGGAATCGACCGGCAACGAGAGTAGAATACGTTTTTAACCTATTGACCAAAGCAATATGTCCGCATCCGCAGTAGGCCAGGGACGCAATGTCGTCGTGATCGGAACCCAGTGGGGTGACGAAGGCAAGGGAAAAATCGTCGATTGGCTTACCGACCATGCAAAGGGCGTGGTGCGGTTCCAGGGCGGCCACAACGCTGGCCACACCCTGATCATCGGCGGCAAGAAGACCATCCTGCGGCTGATCCCGTCGGGAATCATGCGCGAAGGCACGGTCTGCTACATCGGCAACGGTGTGGTGCTGTCGCCTGAAGCCCTGTTCCGTGAAATCGAAGAACTCGAATCGGCTGGCCTCGAAGTGCAGAAGCGCCTGCGCATTTCCGAGGCCGCAACCCTGATCCTGCCGTACCACGTGGCTATCGACAAGGCGCGCGAAGCGCGCCGCGGCGCGGCCAAGATTGGCACGACCGGTCGCGGCATCGGGCCCGCGTACGAAGACAAGGTCGCCCGCCGCGCGCTGCGCGTGCAGGACCTGTTCGATCCGAAGCAGTTCGCCGAGCGCCTGCGCGAGAACCTTGACTTCCACAACTTCATGCTGACGCAGTACCTCGGCGCCGAAGCCGTGGACTACCAGCAGACCCTGGATGAGGCGCTGGCCTTTGCGCCGCGCCTGGCACCGATGGTCGCGGACGTGTCGGCCGAGCTCTACGCGGTCAACGCTGCCGGTGGCAACCTGATGTTCGAAGGCGCGCAAGGCACGCTGCTCGACGTGGACCACGGCACGTATCCGTTCGTCACCTCGAGCAACTGCGTGGCCGGTGCGGCCGCTGCGGGTGCCGGCGTGGGTCCGGGCCGCCTGAACTACATCCTGGGCATCACCAAGGCCTACTGCACGCGCGTTGGTGCCGGTCCGTTCCCGAGCGAACTGTACGACAACGACAATCCCGCTCGCCAGGATCCCGTCGGCGTGCGCCTGGCCAATGTTGGCAAGGAATTCGGCTCGGTGACCGGCCGTCCGCGCCGCACGGGCTGGCTCGATGCCGCCGCGCTCAAGCGCTCGGTGCAGATCAACGGTGTGTCGGGCCTGTGCCTGACCAAGCTCGACGTGCTCGACGGCCTGGAAAGCATCAAGCTGTGTGTCGGCTACACGCTGGACGGCAAGACCGTGGATATCCTGCCGCGAGGCTCGGATGCCGTAGCGCGCTGCGAACCGGTGTACGAAGAATTCCCCGGCTGGAATGAGTCGACTTTCGGCGTGAAGTCGTGGGATGCGCTGCCGGAAGCCGCGCGCACCTACCTCACGCGCGTGGAGGAAGTGGTCGGCATTCCGATCGACATGATCTCGACCGGCCCGGATCGCGACGAAACGATCCTGCTCCGTCACCCGTACCTGGCCTGACCCAGCGTACCCAGACTGCAAAGGCCGCGCGCCACAAGCGCGGCGGCCCCGCAAGAACAAATCGGCCCGCGCAAGCGGGCCGAGCCATATCGGTCAACAGACCCGAAGAAGAAACGAGTAAATCATGAATCAGCCAACGAACGACGATGAGAACCTGTGGGTGTCCTGGGATGAGTACCATCGCCTGATCGCGCGTCTGTCGCTGAACGTGCATGAGTCGGGCTGGAAGTTCGACAAGATCCTGTGCCTGGCGCGCGGTGGCCTGCGCGTGGGCGACCAGATGTCGCGCATCTTCGACGTGCCGCTGGCTATCCTGGCTACCAGCAGCTATCGCGAAGCCGCGGGCACGCAGCAGGGCGACCTCGATATCGCGCAGTACATCACCATGACGCGCGGCGAGCTCACCGGCAAGATCCTGCTGGTGGACGATCTGGTCGACTCGGGCGTGACCCTGGAGCGCGTGGGACGGCATCTGAAAGAGCGCTATCCCGCCGTGACGGAAGTCCGCTCCGCGGTGCTTTGGTACAAGGCATGCTCCAAGGTCAAGCCGGACTATCATGTGACCTTCCTGCCGTCGAACCCCTGGATCCACCAGCCGTTCGAGGAGTACGACACGCTGCGCCCGCACAACCTGTCGGCCTGGCTCAAGCGCGGCAAACGCGCGCAGGAAGATGGCGCGCAAGGCTGAAGCGCTGTCGCGCAATGCGCGGCCCCGTCCGGGGGCGCGCATATCCGACTTCAATAACCGATGGTGAAGCGCTGGCGCGGATGCGCCGGCTTCTCGATCTCGTCGAGCATGGCGATCGCGTAGTCTTCCATCGAGATCCGGCTTTTGCCGGCAGCATCCGCCAGCAAGGCATCCTGGCCCACACGGTACTTGCCGGTGCGCTCGCCGGGCTCGAACAGTGCCGACGGCGACAGGAAGGTCCAGTCCAAATCGGGCTCCCCGCGCAAGGCATTGAGAAAGTCGCGGCCAGCCAGCGCTTCGCCCTTGTAGGCCGCCGGAAATTCAGGCGTATCCACGAGTTGCGTGCCGGGTGCCACGAACAGGCTGCCTGCGCCGCCGACCACTAGCAGTCGCGGCACGCCGGCTGTCTTGACTGGCCCCACGACCTGCGATGCGTTCAATTGCTCGAACCGCGCCGTGCTGATGACTACATCGTGGCCTGCCAGTGCGGTCGCCAGCGCCTGGCTGTCGGTCGCGTCAACGTCGCGCCTGGTCAGGCTTTCACGGGCGGGCAGTTTGCTGGCCGTGCGGGCCAGTGCGGTGACGCGATGGCCGCGGCGCAGTGCTTCGTCGATCAGGCGGGTTCCCACGCGGCCGGTGGCGCCGAGGATGGCAATGTTCATGCTTGCTCCTGTTTGTCAGGGTGGAGGGTGAATGCCACGCCCAGCGTGGCGGATCTTGATGTGAAACCAACCCGGTTACACATCGGGGTGAAAAAATCAGCGCTTGCGGCGCTGGGCGGCATGTTCGACATCGGCGAGCATGCCGGCAATGGTGATCTCCGCCAGGGCATTGTCCATTGCCGACTGGGCCCGGTCGGCCACCTGCCGCAGGGCGCCGGTGATCTCCCTGCCCACCATGCAGGCCGGGTTGGGCGCACTCTGATGCAGGGCGATCAATGCCGTGGTTTCGACGGCGCGGAATACGTCCAGCAAGGTGATGCGTTCAGCGGGACGCGCCAGCGCGGAGCCGCCGGTGCTGCCCATGGTGCTGGTGACCAGGCCGGCTTCGGCCAGTTGCCCGATCAGCCGCCGGATCAGCGCCGGGTTGGTTCCGACGCTGCCAGCGATCAGCGAGGACGGCAGCGGTTCGCTGGCGCTGGCCAGCAAGGTGAGAATATGAACGGCGACGGCGAACCGGCTGCTTGTGCTCATGGCGAAACTCTAATGTGAAACCATGATAGTTACAGATCGTGCGGCTTGTCAATCCGCCTGGGGTATCGCAGTGCTAGGACGCGACGACATGGTGACTAGTCGCGATTTGTGTCGTAAAGGTGGCGGGAGAATGCCGGAATCGCCACTGAAACTGATACACTCGTCGGCAGTGCGGCCCGTTTGGCTGCCACAGATCAATAAATGGGATGCAGTCGAATCTGACTGCGAATCGAGGAGTGCAAGTTGCCGGATCAGATGTGCGAGGCGAGGGCGGAAAACAAAAAACCCGCAGGCTTTGAAAGCGCTGCGGGTTTCTCGCTGATCTGGTGCCCAGGAGAGGACTCGAACCTCCACAGTGTTGCCACCGCTAGGACCTGAACCTAGTGCGTCTACCAATTCCGCCACCTGGGCAGGTGTCGAAACAACCGAAGCGCTCATTATAGAGAGCGCGGAAATTTTGTCAAATAGTTTTCAGAAAAAATTGAATCAAAACAACTATCCGATCCCCAGCCGGGAAGAAATCCTCGGCGTACTGAGAACATCGGGGTCGCCCCAGTCGGCCGGCGATATTGCCAAGGCCCTGTCCGTCACGCGCAAGGAGCATGACGGATTCCAGAAACGCCTGGCCGCGATGGAACGCGACGGGCAGATCGAACTGAACCGCAAGGGCCGCTATGAACTGGCCCATCAACCGAATTTCGTTACCGGCCGGGTGCAGGGGCATCGCGACGGCTTTGGCTTCCTGATTCGCGACGACGGCGAGGATGATATCTTCCTGCCGGAACGCGAGCTGCAGAAGGCCATGCACAATGACCGCGCGCAGGTGCGCGTGGTCGGCTACGACCGGCGCGGCCGCCCGGAAGGGCAGATCGTCGAGATCATCGAGCGGGCCAACCGCTACGTGATCGGCCGCCTGCTCAGCGAGGGCGGCGTGCTGGTCGTGGCGCCCGAGGACAAGCGCATCAGCCAGGACATCCTGATCCCGCCGAAGGCGCAGGGCAAGGCGCGCGTGGGGCAGGTGGTCAGCGTCGAGCTGATCGAATATCCGGACCGCTATGTGCAGCCGGTCGGGCGCGTGGTGGAAGTGCTGGGCGATATCGACGATCCCGGCATGGAAATCGAGATCGCCGTACGCAAGTACGGCGTGCCCCATGCGTTTTCGGAGGCGGCTGCCAAGGAAGCCTCGGCGCTGCCCGATGAAGTGCGGCAGGCCGATCTGGACCACCGCATCGATCTGCGCGATGTGCCGCTCGTCACGATCGATGGCGAAGACGCGCGCGACTTTGACGATGCCGTCTACTGCGAGCCCGTGAAGATCGGCCGCACCAAGGGCTGGCGCCTGGTCGTGGCCATTGCCGATGTATCGCACTACGTGCGGCCAGGCATGCCGCTGGATGCCGATGCGCTCGACCGTGCCACCTCCGTGTATTTCCCGCGCCGGGTGATCCCGATGCTGCCGGAGAAGCTCTCCAATGGCCTGTGCTCGCTCAACCCGCAGGTGGACCGCCTGTGCATGGTGTGCGATGCGGTGATTACCGCCAAGGGCGAGCTGAAGGGCTACCAGTTCTATCCGGCCGTCATGCACTCGGCGGCGCGGCTGACCTACAACGAGGTCTGGTCGGTCCTGTCGAACACCAAGGGTCCGGAGGCACACAAGCGCGCTGAACTCGTACCGTACCTGCAGAACCTGTATGAGCTGTTCCAGGTCCTGCTCAAGGCACGGCGCGCGCGCGGTGCGATCGACTTCGATACCACCGAGACGTATATCGTCTGCAACGCGCAGGGCAAGATCGAGCAGATCCTGCCGCGCACGCGCAACGACGCGCACCGCCTGATCGAGGAATGCATGCTGACGGCCAACGTCTGCGCGGCCGATTTCCTCGAACGCTTCAAGCACCCGGCGCTGTACCGCATCCATGCGGGTCCGAGCGAAGAAAAGCTGAAGAGCCTGCGCGAATTCCTGAAGACCTCGGGGCTGTCGCTGGGCGGTGGCGACAAGCCGCAGGCGTCGGACTACGCCGAGGTGATGGACAAGATCAAGTCGCGGCCCGACGCGCCGATGCTGCAGACCATGTTGCTGCGCTCGATGCAGCAGGCGGTCTACAGCCCGGACAACATCGGCCACTTCGGCCTGGCCTATGAGGCCTACGCGCACTTCACCAGCCCGATCCGCCGCTATCCGGACTTGCTCGTGCACCGCGCGATCAAGGCCGTGCTGGCGCATACGAAGTACCAGCCGGCCTTCGCGCACGGCACTGAGCTTAACACCGCGATTTCGCCCAAGGCGCGGCGCCTGCAGGCCAAGGATGCCGAGCAGAAGGCGGAACTGACCGCGGCACGCGCACGGCGCAATGAAGCCATCTGGGACGAGCTGGGCCTGCACTGCTCAGCCAACGAGCGCCGTGCCGACGAGGCCTCGCGAGACGTCGAGGCCTGGCTCAAGTGCTACTTCATGCGCGACAAGCTGGGCAGCGACTTCGCCGGCACCGTCAGCGCCGTGACGTCGTTCGGCATCTTCGTGCAGCTCGACGAGCTGTACGTGGAAGGCCTGGTGCACGTCACCGAACTCGGCAGCGATTACTTCCAGTACGACGAAGCCCGCAACGAACTGCGTGGCGAACGTACCGGCATCCGCTACCGCCTGACCGACCGCGTGCGCGTGCAGGTGTCGCGCGTGGATCTCGATGCACGCAAGATCGACTTCCGCCTGGTGCAGGAGCCGTCGGCCAAGACCCTGCGCGCCCGCGCAGGTATAGCCGAGCCGCCGCGCGTGCCGGCCGCGCATGCGGTGCCGGCGCGCAAGAAGGGGCGGCAACTGGCGGCGCTGCTGGGCGGTACCTCGAAGCCCGAGGAGTCGTTCGACGAGACGCTGGATCGCGTGATCGAAGAGCAACCGGTGTTCGAGGCGGTGATCACGCCGCTGCGGCCGCACGTCAAGACTGGCGGCAAGCCGGCCAAGCGCGCTGCCAAGCCCAAGCCGAGCCATCTGGACAAGCCACGCAAGACGGCGTCGAAGACGCGCGCGGCCAAGACCGCGGGCAAGACATCGCGCCCTCCGCGCAAGCGCTAGGCCGGGTCTTCCGGGGCGCCGTGACATCGGCGTCCCCGGACGGCGCGCGTGAAGCGTGATGGCGGGCCGGGCAGGGCGAGTACAATCGCGCCATGGCTAAACAAAAACTTCTGATCGGCTTTCACGCCGTGACCGCGCGCTTGCGCCAGGACGCCAAGGGCGTCACCGA
Encoded proteins:
- a CDS encoding adenylosuccinate synthase, yielding MSASAVGQGRNVVVIGTQWGDEGKGKIVDWLTDHAKGVVRFQGGHNAGHTLIIGGKKTILRLIPSGIMREGTVCYIGNGVVLSPEALFREIEELESAGLEVQKRLRISEAATLILPYHVAIDKAREARRGAAKIGTTGRGIGPAYEDKVARRALRVQDLFDPKQFAERLRENLDFHNFMLTQYLGAEAVDYQQTLDEALAFAPRLAPMVADVSAELYAVNAAGGNLMFEGAQGTLLDVDHGTYPFVTSSNCVAGAAAAGAGVGPGRLNYILGITKAYCTRVGAGPFPSELYDNDNPARQDPVGVRLANVGKEFGSVTGRPRRTGWLDAAALKRSVQINGVSGLCLTKLDVLDGLESIKLCVGYTLDGKTVDILPRGSDAVARCEPVYEEFPGWNESTFGVKSWDALPEAARTYLTRVEEVVGIPIDMISTGPDRDETILLRHPYLA
- a CDS encoding NAD(P)-dependent oxidoreductase, whose protein sequence is MNIAILGATGRVGTRLIDEALRRGHRVTALARTASKLPARESLTRRDVDATDSQALATALAGHDVVISTARFEQLNASQVVGPVKTAGVPRLLVVGGAGSLFVAPGTQLVDTPEFPAAYKGEALAGRDFLNALRGEPDLDWTFLSPSALFEPGERTGKYRVGQDALLADAAGKSRISMEDYAIAMLDEIEKPAHPRQRFTIGY
- a CDS encoding phosphoribosyltransferase, whose translation is MNQPTNDDENLWVSWDEYHRLIARLSLNVHESGWKFDKILCLARGGLRVGDQMSRIFDVPLAILATSSYREAAGTQQGDLDIAQYITMTRGELTGKILLVDDLVDSGVTLERVGRHLKERYPAVTEVRSAVLWYKACSKVKPDYHVTFLPSNPWIHQPFEEYDTLRPHNLSAWLKRGKRAQEDGAQG
- a CDS encoding Rrf2 family transcriptional regulator, translating into MSTSSRFAVAVHILTLLASASEPLPSSLIAGSVGTNPALIRRLIGQLAEAGLVTSTMGSTGGSALARPAERITLLDVFRAVETTALIALHQSAPNPACMVGREITGALRQVADRAQSAMDNALAEITIAGMLADVEHAAQRRKR
- a CDS encoding ATP phosphoribosyltransferase regulatory subunit, whose amino-acid sequence is MSNHWLLPENIADVLPSEARKIEELRRRMLDLFRTYGYELVMPPMLEYLESLLTGTGHDLDLRTLKLVDQLSGRTMGLRADITPQVARIDAHLLNRPGVTRLCYAGNVLHARPAGFHATREPIQVGAEIYGHAGLEADVEIQELMLAALQAAGLSDIRIDLCHAGILEALLDGLPSIRRIEDALFAALETKDVSGLREITQGLPQTERDALLALPTLYGGVEVLDRARATLPDSLAIGRALDELAALATQVRGASVNIDLSDLRGYHYHSGVMFAAYVAGLPNYVARGGRYDKVGEAFGRARPATGFSLDLREVAALSPIEVRAQAVFAPWDADPALRAAIVALRAAGEIVIQSLPGHTNELDEFSCDRQLVRQEAGWVVVPR
- the rnr gene encoding ribonuclease R — encoded protein: MNQNNYPIPSREEILGVLRTSGSPQSAGDIAKALSVTRKEHDGFQKRLAAMERDGQIELNRKGRYELAHQPNFVTGRVQGHRDGFGFLIRDDGEDDIFLPERELQKAMHNDRAQVRVVGYDRRGRPEGQIVEIIERANRYVIGRLLSEGGVLVVAPEDKRISQDILIPPKAQGKARVGQVVSVELIEYPDRYVQPVGRVVEVLGDIDDPGMEIEIAVRKYGVPHAFSEAAAKEASALPDEVRQADLDHRIDLRDVPLVTIDGEDARDFDDAVYCEPVKIGRTKGWRLVVAIADVSHYVRPGMPLDADALDRATSVYFPRRVIPMLPEKLSNGLCSLNPQVDRLCMVCDAVITAKGELKGYQFYPAVMHSAARLTYNEVWSVLSNTKGPEAHKRAELVPYLQNLYELFQVLLKARRARGAIDFDTTETYIVCNAQGKIEQILPRTRNDAHRLIEECMLTANVCAADFLERFKHPALYRIHAGPSEEKLKSLREFLKTSGLSLGGGDKPQASDYAEVMDKIKSRPDAPMLQTMLLRSMQQAVYSPDNIGHFGLAYEAYAHFTSPIRRYPDLLVHRAIKAVLAHTKYQPAFAHGTELNTAISPKARRLQAKDAEQKAELTAARARRNEAIWDELGLHCSANERRADEASRDVEAWLKCYFMRDKLGSDFAGTVSAVTSFGIFVQLDELYVEGLVHVTELGSDYFQYDEARNELRGERTGIRYRLTDRVRVQVSRVDLDARKIDFRLVQEPSAKTLRARAGIAEPPRVPAAHAVPARKKGRQLAALLGGTSKPEESFDETLDRVIEEQPVFEAVITPLRPHVKTGGKPAKRAAKPKPSHLDKPRKTASKTRAAKTAGKTSRPPRKR
- the hflC gene encoding protease modulator HflC, giving the protein MNRLISFAIGAFILLAVASSMMFVVDQRQYAVVFAFGEIKQIVREPGLHFKLPPPLQNVVFMDRRLQTIDVAASERFLTAEKKSMVVDWFVKWRITDPRKFYVAFGGNVRSAQDRMTQRIDAVAREEFGKRTVADVVAGEREKVMQNIRAGMSEYAQSVGVEILDVRLKRVDLLPAISESVYRRMEAERKRVANELRSTGAAEGEKIRADADRQREVVLAEAYRDAQVIKGEGDAKSSQTYADAFGKDPQFAQFWRSMEAYRNTFRDKRDIMVLEPNSDFFRYMRSSGGAATPAASSASGGRR